The Bacillus carboniphilus genome window below encodes:
- a CDS encoding sucrose-6-phosphate hydrolase: MKDQENNLIRKAYEEIKKKQHLVKKDPYRLKFHIMPPVGLLNDPNGWIDYKGRYHLFYQWNPFKTAHGAKFWGHYSSVDLVHWETEPIALAPSDWYDKNGCYSGSAIEHQGKMYLFYTGNVKDDNGNRETYQCLAISDDGVTFEKHGPVIHLPEGYTAHFRDPKVWKHGDQWFMIIGAQTVEEKGVAVLFSSKDLWNWNHIGPIAGNGLQQLEDFGYMWECPDLFSMGDKDVLIVSPQGLEPKGDLYQNIFQTGYLVGKLDYQSGVFKHGSFIELDRGFDFYAPQSTLDHKGRRILFGWMGMADNEENAHPTVQHEWVHALTLPRELVLQNNKLYQKPVSELTMLRDELHSFPDYKLEGDHVALPGVDGIIMELNIDQLQVDEKFEIQFRHAAILQIHPKINKVSLGRKKFNSTDYEYRHCSISNVGSLDVYLDTSSIEVFINGGEEVFSARFYPDPENEEILFSGKAEFHLKKWDLKI; the protein is encoded by the coding sequence ATGAAAGACCAAGAGAACAATCTTATTCGAAAAGCTTATGAAGAAATAAAAAAGAAACAACACCTTGTGAAAAAGGATCCATATCGACTCAAGTTTCATATCATGCCTCCTGTTGGTTTGTTGAATGACCCGAATGGATGGATTGACTATAAGGGGCGGTATCATCTTTTTTACCAATGGAATCCCTTTAAAACTGCACATGGGGCAAAATTTTGGGGCCACTACTCATCAGTTGATTTGGTTCACTGGGAGACTGAGCCCATTGCCCTTGCTCCTAGCGATTGGTATGACAAAAATGGCTGTTATTCAGGAAGTGCTATTGAACATCAAGGGAAAATGTATCTTTTTTATACCGGGAATGTAAAGGATGATAACGGAAACCGTGAAACCTATCAATGCCTGGCCATTTCCGATGATGGCGTTACCTTTGAGAAGCATGGGCCAGTCATTCATCTTCCTGAAGGGTATACCGCACATTTTAGGGATCCAAAAGTATGGAAGCATGGGGATCAATGGTTCATGATTATAGGGGCTCAAACTGTGGAAGAGAAAGGAGTAGCTGTCCTTTTTTCATCCAAAGATTTATGGAATTGGAACCATATAGGTCCGATTGCAGGAAATGGTCTACAACAATTAGAGGATTTCGGTTACATGTGGGAATGTCCGGATCTCTTTTCCATGGGAGACAAAGATGTATTGATTGTTTCTCCACAAGGGTTAGAGCCAAAAGGAGATTTGTATCAGAACATTTTTCAAACCGGGTACCTTGTTGGAAAACTGGATTACCAAAGTGGAGTATTTAAACATGGTTCGTTTATAGAATTGGACCGAGGGTTTGACTTTTATGCTCCACAATCAACCCTCGATCATAAAGGTCGAAGAATACTGTTCGGGTGGATGGGAATGGCAGATAATGAGGAAAATGCTCACCCCACTGTGCAACATGAATGGGTTCATGCACTTACTTTACCACGTGAATTAGTGTTACAAAATAACAAGCTCTATCAAAAGCCGGTTTCTGAGCTTACAATGCTACGGGATGAACTCCACTCGTTTCCGGATTACAAACTTGAAGGGGATCACGTAGCTTTACCAGGCGTGGACGGTATCATTATGGAGCTGAATATCGACCAGCTACAAGTTGATGAAAAGTTTGAAATTCAATTCAGACATGCTGCCATTCTTCAGATTCATCCTAAGATAAACAAAGTATCGTTAGGGCGAAAAAAATTCAATTCTACCGATTATGAATACCGTCATTGCTCCATCTCGAATGTAGGGTCTTTAGACGTCTACCTTGATACTTCTTCGATTGAAGTATTTATTAACGGAGGGGAAGAAGTATTTTCTGCTAGGTTCTATCCTGATCCGGAAAATGAGGAAATCCTATTCTCCGGAAAGGCTGAGTTTCACTTGAAAAAGTGGGATTTAAAGATATAG
- a CDS encoding Gfo/Idh/MocA family oxidoreductase — protein MTQLRVGIIGLGAVGERLLNKFLEHNETTVAAICEPNADRAQVFKERLPDVHFYSDYQEILEDENIDLVYIAVPPKFHHQIALDVIAAGKHILCEKPLANSYQEAAEMAEAAKKATVVHAMNFPTPYSAAYSVLKDKLQSKAVGNIKRVELQMYFQEWPRFWQKNPWIAGREQGGFVREVSPHFVQLMIDLLGDVTNIHSHIQYPEDPQACENSIVAHAELSDGTPILINGLSGIGQKEHLAFKVYGDQGVLSLVNWGQLQEETAEGVSPINLESKDSLMGLIDEVVKAVNGQEAHLVTFDRGLEVQFVLEQLLGNPIIE, from the coding sequence ATGACACAATTACGTGTAGGGATCATTGGATTAGGAGCGGTCGGAGAAAGACTACTAAATAAATTTTTAGAACATAACGAAACAACAGTCGCAGCGATTTGTGAACCGAATGCTGATAGAGCTCAAGTTTTTAAGGAACGTTTACCAGATGTTCATTTTTATTCTGATTACCAAGAAATATTGGAAGACGAGAACATAGATCTTGTATACATAGCGGTACCACCAAAATTCCATCATCAAATAGCTTTAGATGTGATCGCTGCTGGAAAACATATTTTATGTGAAAAGCCATTAGCTAATTCTTATCAAGAAGCAGCTGAGATGGCTGAAGCAGCTAAAAAGGCGACTGTGGTCCATGCGATGAACTTTCCAACACCATATAGCGCTGCATATTCCGTGCTAAAGGATAAGCTACAAAGTAAAGCGGTTGGTAATATTAAAAGAGTGGAACTACAAATGTACTTCCAAGAATGGCCACGTTTTTGGCAAAAGAACCCTTGGATTGCTGGAAGAGAACAGGGTGGCTTTGTACGTGAGGTTTCGCCACACTTTGTTCAGCTGATGATTGATCTTTTAGGGGATGTAACGAATATTCATTCGCATATCCAATATCCTGAAGATCCTCAGGCTTGTGAAAATAGCATTGTCGCTCATGCTGAATTATCGGATGGCACGCCCATTTTAATTAACGGTTTGAGTGGGATTGGGCAAAAAGAGCATTTAGCCTTCAAAGTTTATGGAGATCAAGGGGTTCTTTCCCTAGTAAACTGGGGTCAGTTACAAGAAGAAACGGCAGAAGGAGTTTCTCCAATCAATCTTGAATCTAAAGATTCCCTCATGGGCTTAATAGATGAAGTTGTGAAAGCAGTGAACGGTCAGGAAGCTCATTTGGTTACTTTTGACAGAGGATTAGAGGTTCAATTCGTGTTAGAACAACTTCTAGGCAATCCAATTATTGAATAA
- a CDS encoding type II secretion system F family protein, which yields MKWYLIGMVMFSSFLLFTAIFQMIFLSDKRMQRRMKKYLEQSAKKKLSPKTFNLVLQVRLATKKIQEQVLTKEKNSRLETLLKRAGVPLKPEEYILFQWMSTALGGGFFFLISGNVLFLVLGASLGFMAPKWVVIKKQRDRVNGFNEQLADMITTVVGALRAGFSFPQALQTVVEESASPMKEEIETVLREMQYGSSLEDSLNRLKERMPSEDLDLMIQAILIQRQVGGNLATVLEKIVDTIMDRNKIQRQIRTLTAQGRLSGIVIGLLPVILAFVIYLIEPGYIGTLFSDTIGLILVGSATISGVIGFFLIRKLTTIEV from the coding sequence ATGAAATGGTACTTGATAGGAATGGTTATGTTTTCATCCTTTTTGCTTTTTACAGCCATTTTTCAAATGATATTTTTATCCGATAAACGAATGCAAAGAAGGATGAAAAAGTATCTAGAACAGAGTGCAAAAAAGAAGTTGTCACCGAAAACATTTAACTTGGTTCTTCAGGTACGATTAGCTACCAAGAAAATTCAAGAACAGGTTTTAACGAAGGAAAAAAACTCAAGGCTAGAGACATTACTAAAGCGTGCGGGAGTTCCCTTAAAACCTGAGGAATATATATTGTTTCAGTGGATGTCAACAGCACTAGGAGGAGGCTTTTTCTTCCTTATTAGTGGAAATGTATTATTTTTAGTTCTCGGAGCATCGTTAGGATTTATGGCACCGAAATGGGTCGTTATTAAGAAGCAGCGCGACCGAGTAAATGGTTTTAATGAACAATTAGCTGACATGATTACAACGGTTGTGGGTGCATTGAGGGCGGGCTTTAGTTTCCCACAAGCACTTCAAACGGTTGTAGAGGAATCTGCTTCTCCGATGAAAGAAGAAATAGAGACTGTTTTAAGAGAGATGCAATATGGAAGTAGTTTAGAGGATTCGCTCAATCGTTTAAAGGAGCGAATGCCGAGTGAAGACCTAGACCTCATGATTCAGGCCATCCTTATCCAACGTCAGGTAGGTGGAAATCTAGCCACAGTACTTGAAAAGATAGTTGATACAATTATGGATCGGAACAAAATCCAACGACAAATTCGTACTTTGACTGCACAGGGGAGATTATCGGGCATTGTAATTGGGCTCTTACCGGTCATTTTAGCTTTTGTTATTTATTTAATCGAACCAGGGTATATCGGTACTTTATTCTCGGATACAATAGGTCTTATTTTAGTTGGATCAGCTACTATTTCTGGGGTTATTGGCTTTTTCCTAATCCGAAAATTAACCACTATAGAGGTGTAG
- a CDS encoding type II secretion system F family protein — protein sequence MMYVTFFFTVSLFLYGLYILRVDKKKKVQARLSSVFYVDQAQEKEVVPAEKTSRFSVKPLFQLIWKHGRKILLKKRTNDKEEKLELKLLQAGNPFGMRTAEYRMLQIALLLVFPFLCVGYGLLLGLEIGAIIIIVCIGIALASYLPYYYINQKIKTRNHFALRELPDFLDLLTVSLEAGLGFDSAISKVVAKKEGVLPKEFHRALEEIRLGKTRREALIGVRDRILVEEIRTLISSIVQAEKLGIGMVQVLRVQSNEVREQRKQRAEEEAMKAPIKMLFPLVLFIFPSLFIVLLGPAIIQFISTF from the coding sequence ATGATGTATGTTACGTTTTTCTTTACAGTCTCCTTGTTTTTGTATGGACTGTATATATTAAGAGTTGATAAGAAGAAAAAGGTACAGGCAAGACTCTCCTCTGTTTTTTATGTGGATCAAGCGCAAGAAAAGGAAGTCGTTCCTGCAGAAAAAACGAGCAGATTTTCAGTGAAGCCACTTTTTCAACTTATTTGGAAACATGGTCGAAAAATATTATTAAAAAAGAGGACAAACGATAAGGAAGAAAAACTTGAACTGAAGTTATTGCAGGCTGGAAACCCCTTCGGTATGCGGACAGCCGAATATCGAATGCTTCAAATCGCTCTGTTGCTAGTATTTCCTTTCTTATGTGTGGGATATGGATTGCTTCTAGGGCTTGAAATAGGAGCCATTATTATAATTGTATGTATTGGAATAGCGCTTGCTAGCTATTTACCTTATTACTATATAAATCAAAAAATAAAAACTCGAAACCATTTTGCGCTTCGAGAGCTACCAGATTTCCTAGATTTGCTAACAGTCAGTCTGGAAGCTGGATTAGGATTTGACTCAGCTATTAGTAAGGTAGTTGCTAAAAAAGAGGGAGTTTTACCAAAGGAATTTCATAGAGCCTTGGAAGAAATACGTTTAGGAAAAACAAGAAGGGAAGCGCTTATTGGTGTTAGAGATAGAATTCTTGTAGAAGAAATCCGAACACTGATAAGTAGTATTGTTCAAGCGGAAAAGCTTGGGATTGGAATGGTTCAAGTATTGCGTGTTCAGTCTAATGAAGTACGAGAGCAACGTAAACAGAGAGCAGAAGAAGAGGCGATGAAAGCCCCTATTAAGATGCTTTTTCCTCTTGTATTATTTATTTTTCCTAGCTTGTTTATTGTTTTGTTGGGTCCTGCCATTATTCAGTTTATTAGCACATTCTAG
- a CDS encoding sucrose-specific PTS transporter subunit IIBC — protein sequence MADYKKIAEEVVKAVGGKNNIASVSHCATRLRIMVNDKEQIDEKASEDIELVKGAFYNSGQYQIIFGTGTVNKVYEQFRHIGITEASTSEQKQQAAQQGNGFQRAIRTFGDVFVPIIPVLVATGLFMGVRGLVTQDAILELFGMTPDDISANFLLFTEVLTDTAFIFLPALVAWSTFRVFGGSPVIGLVLGLMLVSPSLPNAWAVASGDANPLTFFGFIPVIGYQSSVLPAFIAGIVGAKLEQQIRKRVPDALDLILTPFLTLLLMIILSLFLIGPIFHIVEEWILAATLFLLDLPFGLSGLIIGAVNQIIVVTGVHHIFNFMEIQLLSQLGNNPYNAIITCSIAGQGGAALAVGLKTRSAKLKALALPSSLSAFLGITEPAIFGVNLRYFRPFIMGLIGGGVGGFFASIFGLKATGMAVTVIPGTLLYLNGQILLYLLVNLIAIGVAFALTWLFGYTDKMHEELQGS from the coding sequence ATGGCTGATTACAAAAAAATAGCTGAAGAAGTAGTAAAAGCGGTTGGGGGAAAGAATAACATTGCTTCTGTTTCCCACTGCGCCACTCGTCTTCGAATCATGGTCAATGATAAAGAACAGATTGACGAAAAAGCCTCTGAAGATATCGAACTTGTGAAAGGCGCATTTTATAACTCTGGGCAGTACCAGATCATTTTCGGAACGGGTACTGTAAATAAAGTATATGAACAATTTAGGCATATTGGAATTACCGAAGCCTCTACTAGTGAACAAAAACAACAGGCAGCCCAGCAGGGGAATGGATTCCAAAGAGCGATTCGAACCTTCGGAGACGTTTTTGTCCCAATCATCCCTGTTCTTGTAGCAACTGGGCTATTTATGGGGGTTCGTGGGCTTGTTACGCAAGATGCCATCCTAGAATTGTTTGGAATGACACCTGATGATATCTCTGCGAATTTTCTCTTATTTACAGAGGTTTTAACAGATACAGCCTTTATATTCTTACCTGCTCTCGTCGCCTGGTCCACATTCAGGGTATTCGGGGGTAGTCCCGTTATCGGTCTGGTGTTAGGACTGATGCTCGTAAGCCCTTCTTTACCAAATGCTTGGGCTGTAGCTTCGGGGGATGCTAACCCTCTAACCTTTTTTGGGTTTATACCCGTTATTGGCTATCAGAGCTCTGTACTACCTGCCTTTATAGCTGGGATTGTCGGTGCAAAACTTGAACAGCAAATTCGAAAAAGGGTACCCGATGCACTGGATTTAATCCTAACTCCTTTTTTAACACTCTTACTGATGATTATTTTATCGTTATTCCTAATCGGACCTATCTTCCACATAGTGGAGGAATGGATTCTTGCCGCTACTTTATTCTTATTGGACCTTCCGTTTGGACTAAGCGGTTTAATTATTGGGGCGGTCAATCAAATTATTGTTGTAACAGGTGTCCATCATATTTTCAACTTTATGGAGATTCAATTACTGAGTCAGCTTGGAAATAACCCGTACAATGCCATTATCACCTGCTCTATTGCGGGACAAGGTGGAGCCGCATTAGCTGTTGGACTTAAAACTAGATCGGCTAAGCTCAAAGCTCTTGCGCTTCCATCATCATTATCTGCTTTTCTAGGTATTACTGAGCCCGCTATTTTTGGGGTTAACCTTCGTTATTTCAGGCCATTTATCATGGGGTTAATTGGTGGAGGAGTAGGAGGTTTCTTCGCTTCCATCTTCGGTTTAAAGGCAACAGGAATGGCTGTTACCGTTATCCCGGGAACTCTGCTTTATTTAAATGGACAAATTCTTCTATATCTTTTAGTTAACTTAATTGCAATTGGAGTTGCTTTTGCCCTAACTTGGTTATTTGGTTATACAGATAAAATGCATGAAGAATTACAAGGAAGTTAA
- a CDS encoding oxidoreductase: protein MERRSALVVGATGLIGKELVKLLLEDTSYDFVEVWVRKPIEIQHSKLHQKIINFDELSVQAINRTYHDVFCCLGTTIKKAKTKEQFKKVDLEYPVELAKLVKQHGVEHYLVISAIGADASSSIFYNQVKGKLEGTLQSLNLPRLSIFRPSILMGNREEFRLGERLGISVVSFLKFALVGKLKRYRGIYGKEVAKGMVVTALSEATSPVWIYESEEIQQLANREEL, encoded by the coding sequence ATGGAAAGACGATCTGCCTTAGTTGTAGGAGCAACGGGTTTGATAGGTAAGGAATTGGTCAAGCTATTGTTAGAGGATACAAGCTATGACTTTGTTGAAGTATGGGTGAGAAAACCTATTGAAATTCAACATTCAAAGCTTCATCAAAAGATTATTAACTTTGATGAGTTGTCAGTTCAAGCCATTAACCGGACGTATCATGATGTTTTTTGCTGTCTCGGAACAACCATAAAGAAGGCAAAGACAAAGGAACAGTTCAAAAAGGTTGATTTAGAATATCCAGTTGAATTAGCCAAGCTGGTCAAGCAACATGGTGTGGAGCATTACTTAGTGATTTCAGCCATTGGGGCAGATGCTTCTTCTTCTATTTTTTATAATCAAGTAAAAGGAAAACTGGAGGGTACTCTACAATCTTTAAACTTACCCAGGTTATCGATCTTTAGACCATCCATTTTAATGGGGAATCGAGAAGAATTTCGTTTAGGTGAACGACTAGGAATATCGGTTGTTTCGTTCCTGAAATTTGCATTGGTTGGCAAACTGAAAAGATACCGTGGCATATATGGTAAGGAAGTTGCAAAGGGAATGGTAGTTACGGCCTTGAGCGAAGCTACATCCCCAGTCTGGATATATGAATCTGAAGAAATTCAACAACTAGCGAATCGGGAGGAACTATGA
- a CDS encoding class I SAM-dependent methyltransferase, protein MRVNDPNLQSCIHYIASIFEELNVSYSFVDTSALWVQGVHVPEDFPVRVQFQWDGLNEVYQAFQPHHPSQVEKDATKASFHFTWNRIEVQLECLFNMTVRTNPYRIQVEHEGIKLWCTSLYTYLYSEVSKAEKLSIHQFLFDKQQSITSNNEAAWNQNQYDALVQRYGDPLHLADKISGNPKWRLHPFYKYFGEVENKKVAHLMGSNGIKAVALSKLGANVTVVDFSKENEKYAKEVAMAAGVSIEYWVEDILALDGKEELHQQFDFVLMELGVLHYFIDLYPLFQTVAKMLSNRGKFILHEFHPISTKLITSTGKKHKVTGNYFDPQIEENQVAFSKHVDEEHKQVLSTVLQRKWTIGEVVTSAAQSGLTIETLEEEPNHKSHDMGLPKTFTLVARK, encoded by the coding sequence ATGAGAGTAAACGATCCGAATCTACAATCCTGTATCCACTATATTGCTTCTATATTTGAAGAGTTGAACGTGTCTTATTCTTTTGTAGATACTTCGGCATTGTGGGTCCAAGGCGTTCACGTTCCAGAGGATTTCCCTGTACGGGTTCAATTCCAATGGGATGGTCTGAACGAGGTGTATCAGGCCTTTCAACCTCATCATCCTTCTCAGGTCGAAAAGGATGCCACTAAAGCAAGTTTTCACTTCACTTGGAACAGAATAGAAGTCCAGCTGGAATGCTTGTTTAATATGACAGTTCGAACAAACCCTTACAGAATACAAGTTGAGCATGAAGGGATTAAACTCTGGTGTACTTCCTTATATACCTATTTGTACTCAGAGGTAAGTAAGGCAGAGAAACTTTCCATTCATCAATTTTTATTTGATAAACAGCAATCTATCACTTCTAATAATGAAGCGGCTTGGAATCAAAACCAGTATGATGCGCTTGTTCAGCGTTACGGAGACCCTTTACATTTGGCAGATAAGATATCAGGTAACCCTAAGTGGAGACTACATCCCTTCTATAAATATTTCGGGGAAGTAGAAAACAAGAAAGTGGCTCATTTAATGGGGTCAAACGGGATAAAGGCAGTAGCTCTGTCAAAGCTAGGAGCTAATGTAACAGTCGTGGATTTCTCAAAAGAGAATGAAAAATATGCGAAAGAGGTTGCCATGGCAGCTGGCGTTTCCATTGAGTATTGGGTGGAGGATATCTTAGCTCTTGATGGGAAGGAAGAACTCCACCAGCAATTTGACTTCGTGTTAATGGAGTTAGGAGTCCTTCATTATTTTATTGATCTATATCCATTGTTTCAAACAGTGGCAAAAATGTTATCTAATAGAGGGAAATTCATTCTTCATGAATTCCATCCAATCTCAACGAAGCTCATTACCTCTACTGGAAAAAAGCATAAAGTAACGGGGAACTATTTTGATCCTCAAATTGAAGAAAATCAAGTAGCCTTCTCCAAGCATGTTGATGAGGAACATAAACAAGTACTTTCGACGGTACTACAAAGAAAATGGACAATTGGAGAAGTTGTTACATCTGCAGCTCAATCCGGGTTAACAATCGAGACATTAGAGGAAGAGCCAAATCATAAATCGCACGACATGGGATTACCCAAAACGTTTACATTGGTAGCGAGGAAATGA
- a CDS encoding PH domain-containing protein, producing the protein MGFLDGLMGNASEVKLEDVQKDFSHLLGSNERIEKAYKLIRDLFIFTNKRLILVDKQGVTGKKMEFHSIPYKSISHFSIETAGTFDLDAELKIYISSNTTPIQKQFNKSLNIYEVQKVLSEYVLG; encoded by the coding sequence ATGGGGTTTTTAGATGGTCTAATGGGAAATGCCTCAGAGGTAAAATTAGAGGATGTACAAAAGGATTTCAGTCATTTATTAGGGAGCAATGAGCGGATTGAGAAGGCCTACAAACTTATTCGTGACCTTTTTATTTTTACAAATAAAAGGTTGATATTGGTAGACAAGCAAGGGGTTACAGGGAAGAAAATGGAGTTTCACTCAATTCCTTATAAAAGTATTTCTCACTTCAGCATAGAAACAGCAGGGACCTTTGATTTAGATGCTGAACTAAAGATTTATATCTCGAGCAATACAACTCCAATTCAGAAGCAGTTTAACAAGTCACTTAATATTTATGAAGTTCAAAAAGTGTTGTCTGAGTATGTATTAGGTTAA
- a CDS encoding GlsB/YeaQ/YmgE family stress response membrane protein, with protein MELLLYLLVGGIIGWLAGELLSKNVPGGIIGNVVAGIIGAWLGSSLFGSFGPAIAGIAIIPGLLGAIIFVFLLGVAMKAIK; from the coding sequence TTGGAACTATTATTATATTTACTTGTTGGTGGTATTATCGGTTGGTTGGCTGGAGAGCTTCTTAGTAAAAATGTACCTGGTGGCATCATTGGAAATGTAGTGGCAGGTATCATTGGTGCATGGCTTGGAAGCAGTCTGTTTGGAAGCTTTGGTCCAGCTATTGCTGGAATTGCCATTATCCCGGGGTTATTAGGGGCCATTATTTTTGTATTTTTACTAGGGGTGGCCATGAAGGCAATAAAATAA
- the rsgA gene encoding ribosome small subunit-dependent GTPase A, producing the protein MNLQQLGWNTELETAYLPYKAEGFTVGRVGLEHKGSYRIFTEDGILLGEITGKMRFQSVNREDYPAVGDWVVIQARPAEGRASIHAILPRKSKFSRKVAGMTTEEQILATNIDTLFIVNALNHDFNPRRVERFMIMAWESGASPVIVLSKADLCEDTEEKIREMEAVAFGVPIIVISSKDKTGLEEISACIKPGETIALLGSSGVGKSTLINTLYGEEIQQVQDIREGDDKGRHTTTHREMIVLPSGGILIDTPGMREFQLWEAGDSLEQGFQDIEELKNRCLFRDCQHKSEPNCAVQAAIENDQLDPKRYESYIKLQRELAYIERKNDQKAHLEEKKKWKNISKSQKKMYKGR; encoded by the coding sequence TTGAATTTACAACAATTAGGTTGGAATACAGAATTAGAAACAGCATATTTACCATATAAAGCAGAAGGTTTCACAGTCGGAAGAGTAGGACTTGAACATAAAGGTAGTTACCGCATCTTTACTGAAGATGGGATCCTCCTAGGAGAAATTACAGGGAAAATGCGGTTCCAGTCAGTAAATAGAGAAGACTATCCAGCTGTAGGAGACTGGGTCGTTATCCAAGCTAGACCCGCTGAAGGTAGGGCTAGCATCCATGCAATCCTTCCGAGGAAGAGTAAGTTTTCTAGAAAAGTAGCAGGAATGACAACAGAAGAACAGATCTTGGCAACCAATATTGATACCCTTTTTATCGTAAATGCGTTGAACCATGATTTTAATCCAAGAAGAGTAGAGAGATTTATGATTATGGCATGGGAGAGCGGGGCTTCCCCGGTTATTGTCTTAAGTAAAGCTGACCTTTGTGAGGATACAGAAGAAAAAATAAGAGAGATGGAAGCTGTCGCTTTTGGAGTGCCGATTATTGTCATTAGCTCCAAGGACAAGACAGGGCTTGAAGAAATTTCTGCATGTATTAAACCCGGAGAGACTATTGCTTTATTAGGATCTTCTGGAGTGGGGAAATCTACACTCATCAATACGCTTTATGGAGAAGAGATTCAACAGGTTCAGGATATCCGTGAAGGTGACGATAAGGGAAGACATACAACCACACATAGAGAAATGATTGTTTTACCAAGTGGAGGAATCTTAATCGATACTCCAGGTATGAGGGAGTTCCAGCTTTGGGAAGCGGGAGACAGTCTTGAACAAGGCTTTCAAGATATCGAAGAATTAAAGAACCGATGCTTGTTCCGTGATTGTCAGCATAAATCGGAACCAAACTGCGCTGTGCAAGCGGCCATTGAAAATGATCAATTAGATCCTAAGAGATACGAAAGCTATATAAAATTACAACGTGAATTAGCTTATATTGAACGGAAGAATGACCAAAAGGCGCACCTGGAAGAGAAGAAGAAATGGAAGAATATATCGAAGTCTCAGAAGAAGATGTATAAAGGAAGATAG
- a CDS encoding PRK06851 family protein has protein sequence MSGKILNYYAGGNTSKGFYSLYDSNLQGLNRLFILKGGPGTGKSTLMKSVGKVWSEKGYDIEYLHCSSDNNSIDGVIIPKLKVGIVDGTAPHVIEPKAPGAVEDYVNLGEAWDSNKLALQKSKINEINAKIKKAYESAYGSYAEALKIHDDWEKIYIDNMNYDKADELAEKLTYQLFGSISVNKKSNVVHRFLGAATPKGAVDFVPNLTGDLPKRLFIKGRAGTGKSTLLKKLAAAAEEKGLDVEVYHCGFDPHSLDMLIFREIGIAIFDSTAPHEYFPERTGDEIIDMYEKLVTPGTDEKYAEEIGLIAEQYKNKMQEGTSFLAQAKNFHDQLEDIYIQAMDFTVVDRIKEQLIGEIEYIEGIAELV, from the coding sequence GTGTCCGGAAAAATATTAAATTATTATGCTGGTGGAAATACATCAAAAGGATTTTATAGTTTGTATGACTCGAACCTTCAAGGATTGAATCGTTTGTTTATTCTAAAAGGAGGTCCAGGTACAGGAAAGTCCACTTTAATGAAGAGTGTTGGAAAGGTGTGGAGTGAAAAAGGGTACGACATCGAATATCTACACTGTTCTTCAGATAATAACTCGATTGATGGTGTCATCATTCCGAAGTTGAAAGTAGGGATTGTAGACGGCACAGCTCCTCATGTAATTGAACCGAAGGCACCAGGGGCAGTTGAGGATTATGTCAATTTGGGAGAGGCATGGGATTCCAATAAGCTAGCTTTGCAAAAAAGTAAAATAAATGAAATCAATGCAAAGATAAAAAAAGCATACGAGTCAGCCTATGGGTCCTATGCGGAAGCACTGAAGATCCATGATGATTGGGAAAAGATCTATATCGATAATATGAATTATGATAAAGCAGATGAATTGGCTGAGAAGTTAACGTACCAATTGTTCGGAAGTATTTCAGTCAATAAGAAATCGAATGTGGTGCATCGTTTTCTAGGTGCAGCTACTCCAAAAGGGGCAGTAGACTTTGTGCCGAACCTAACCGGAGATCTTCCAAAAAGGCTCTTTATTAAGGGAAGAGCGGGAACCGGAAAGTCAACCTTGTTGAAAAAGCTTGCAGCTGCAGCTGAAGAAAAAGGGCTAGATGTGGAAGTTTACCACTGTGGCTTTGATCCACATAGTTTGGATATGTTAATTTTCAGGGAAATTGGAATCGCTATTTTTGACAGCACGGCCCCACATGAATACTTCCCAGAACGTACGGGTGATGAAATTATAGATATGTATGAGAAGCTTGTGACTCCTGGAACGGACGAGAAATATGCAGAGGAAATCGGGCTCATTGCAGAACAATACAAAAATAAGATGCAAGAAGGAACCTCATTCCTTGCTCAGGCTAAAAATTTCCACGATCAACTAGAAGACATTTATATTCAAGCGATGGACTTTACAGTAGTTGATAGAATTAAGGAACAGTTAATTGGTGAGATTGAGTACATTGAAGGTATTGCAGAACTTGTATAA